The Aeromonas jandaei genomic interval ACCCCGTCACCATCGCGATGTCCCACAATGCGCCCACGCACTGTTTCGTGGCGCAGGATCTGCTTGGCATGCTCAATAAAGGCGGGCGATACCTTGCCCTGCTTGACCACCACCTTGCCGGGTGCAAGGCGGATCTCGAACAGGGCACCACGCCCCAGCTTCATCAACCACCAGATCAGGGCTATCGCCACTATCAAGGAAATCCAGGCCATCCCAA includes:
- a CDS encoding DUF3634 family protein codes for the protein MAWISLIVAIALIWWLMKLGRGALFEIRLAPGKVVVKQGKVSPAFIEHAKQILRHETVRGRIVGHRDGDGVKLVFSRSIPEPVAQRFRNIFPYGDYRHVAAPGAKPRKG